A single Candidatus Diapherotrites archaeon DNA region contains:
- a CDS encoding type II/IV secretion system ATPase subunit, with protein MLEKGKALELEEIEKKLDWKRELIEKTAKVLEKKGLLELMYPSNIFSKPHIKLKQKLEWRKEKKVQGNILSSYRVSSDFISAEVKIIEDSSDRRPFYDIFIDRPCPYTEAFLEEIKEHIARKIPVEVEEITDEKRAKALKEKFFYTIKKELGDYFQGELLLNELSGYMIHSMYGIGDMELLMADNFLEEIVINSSATPIAVYHREFGWMKSNLQLFTEEEIFNYSSQIGRKVGREITNLAPILDAHLVSGDRVNATLYPVSSYGNTITIRKFARKPWTVIDFIEPERHTMNSDIAALLWLSIQYEMNLMVAGSTASGKTSALNTLCALIPNYHRIITIEDVRELMLPEYLKWNWVALTTRNANPEGLGEISMFDLMMSSLRMRPDRIVLGEMRQRKEAEVLFEAMHTGHSVYSTIHADSGTQVIRRLLESPIEIPPLEVEALHLVLVQYRDRKTNRRRTFELSEIESGVSPGQLSVNTIFRWRPREDAWEKVNEPAKLYSELNLHTGMTEQEINSELEDRKRVLEWMLEQKMFELNDVGNVMKLFYSEPETIKKAAFEGRAFSKL; from the coding sequence TTGCTCGAGAAAGGCAAGGCACTTGAACTGGAAGAGATAGAGAAAAAGCTGGACTGGAAGAGGGAATTAATAGAGAAGACAGCAAAGGTTTTAGAGAAGAAGGGTTTGCTTGAATTAATGTATCCTTCGAATATTTTCTCCAAGCCCCACATTAAATTGAAGCAGAAGCTTGAATGGCGCAAGGAGAAGAAGGTGCAGGGAAATATTCTTTCTTCTTACAGGGTTTCAAGCGACTTCATTTCAGCTGAAGTGAAGATAATTGAGGATTCTTCTGATAGAAGGCCTTTCTATGACATTTTCATTGACAGGCCGTGCCCTTACACTGAAGCGTTCTTAGAGGAGATAAAGGAGCATATTGCAAGGAAGATTCCTGTAGAGGTAGAGGAGATTACAGACGAAAAAAGGGCAAAGGCCTTAAAGGAAAAATTCTTTTATACAATAAAAAAAGAGTTGGGAGACTATTTTCAGGGCGAATTATTATTGAACGAGCTTTCAGGCTACATGATTCACTCAATGTACGGCATAGGGGACATGGAGTTGTTGATGGCGGACAATTTCCTGGAGGAAATTGTAATTAATTCTTCTGCTACCCCGATTGCAGTGTACCACAGAGAGTTCGGCTGGATGAAGTCCAATCTTCAATTGTTCACTGAAGAGGAAATATTCAATTACAGCTCGCAGATAGGGAGAAAGGTTGGAAGGGAGATAACAAATCTTGCTCCAATCCTTGATGCTCACCTTGTTTCAGGCGACAGGGTGAATGCTACACTTTATCCTGTTTCCAGTTATGGGAACACTATTACTATAAGGAAGTTTGCAAGAAAGCCTTGGACTGTAATTGATTTTATTGAGCCTGAAAGGCACACAATGAATTCGGATATTGCTGCTCTCTTATGGCTTTCAATTCAGTACGAAATGAATTTGATGGTTGCAGGTTCAACAGCCTCAGGAAAGACTTCTGCCTTAAACACTTTGTGTGCTCTGATTCCGAATTATCACAGGATTATTACTATTGAGGATGTAAGGGAGCTCATGCTTCCCGAATACCTTAAATGGAATTGGGTTGCTTTGACTACAAGGAATGCTAACCCTGAAGGATTAGGGGAGATAAGCATGTTTGATTTGATGATGTCTTCTCTCAGAATGAGGCCTGACCGTATTGTTTTAGGGGAAATGAGGCAGAGGAAGGAGGCTGAAGTTCTCTTTGAGGCAATGCACACAGGCCATTCAGTGTACAGCACAATTCACGCTGACTCTGGCACTCAAGTAATCAGAAGGTTGTTAGAGTCACCAATTGAAATTCCTCCTTTGGAGGTAGAAGCATTGCATCTGGTTCTAGTGCAGTACAGGGACAGGAAAACTAACAGGAGAAGGACTTTTGAGCTATCAGAGATTGAGTCTGGTGTTTCTCCAGGGCAATTGAGCGTTAACACTATTTTCAGGTGGAGGCCGAGAGAGGATGCATGGGAGAAGGTGAATGAGCCTGCAAAGCTTTACAGTGAATTGAACTTGCATACAGGAATGACTGAACAGGAAATAAATTCTGAATTGGAGGACAGGAAGAGGGTTCTTGAATGGATGCTGGAGCAAAAAATGTTTGAATTGAATGATGTAGGCAATGTAATGAAGTTGTTTTATTCTGAGCCTGAGACAATAAAAAAAGCTGCCTTTGAAGGCAGAGCTTTCTCAAAGCTTTAA
- a CDS encoding ATPase domain-containing protein, which translates to MAEKHDPEVIEKLRHEFKGLPLKWIALIEVPGEKFFDVSMAALQVLVNEQDYRGVYITLNRPYSNMAQMISDNDINSEKLYFIDGVSKQNLRPNELKRDEKVIYIESIKSLTDLSIALTQVIPKIEAEKKFLFLDSISTLLIFNSPEVIGRFSHALTAKMRALGVSGAIVSIPSDTEPAIRQMLSALCDKVIKI; encoded by the coding sequence ATGGCAGAAAAGCATGACCCTGAAGTCATTGAAAAATTAAGGCATGAATTTAAGGGCCTTCCATTAAAGTGGATTGCATTGATTGAAGTCCCAGGAGAAAAATTCTTTGATGTCAGCATGGCTGCCCTTCAGGTTCTGGTTAACGAGCAGGACTACCGTGGCGTTTATATCACCTTGAACAGGCCTTACAGCAACATGGCTCAAATGATTTCGGATAACGACATTAACAGCGAAAAGCTTTACTTCATTGACGGGGTCTCAAAGCAGAATTTGAGGCCTAACGAATTGAAGAGGGATGAAAAGGTAATATACATTGAGAGCATTAAGAGCCTTACAGACTTAAGCATTGCCTTGACTCAGGTAATACCAAAAATTGAGGCTGAAAAAAAGTTTTTGTTCTTGGATTCTATCAGCACCTTGCTCATATTCAATTCTCCTGAGGTGATAGGAAGGTTTTCTCACGCCCTCACAGCAAAAATGAGGGCTTTAGGCGTTTCAGGGGCAATTGTTTCTATTCCCTCTGACACGGAGCCTGCAATAAGGCAGATGCTTAGCGCTTTATGCGACAAAGTGATAAAAATATAA
- a CDS encoding ATPase domain-containing protein yields the protein MEGELNKKKESIERVSTGIFGLDELIEGGFEKGSVILVTGSAGTGKTTFGLQFLYYGAKNYNEAGILISFEESKDSLYRHNEEYGWNFEELEKKKLFSVLEYKPHQVGKLLEQGGGPIRDAIKAINAKRLVIDSITAYSLLFKDEYQQRESILAFFDMLRKWGCTSIVISEMTPQEAESERGSVGFLADAVISLYYEKKEQKDVRVHSMEILKMRGTRHTNKLCAITFEQDGIKIYADVEVF from the coding sequence ATGGAAGGGGAATTAAATAAGAAGAAGGAGTCAATTGAAAGGGTTTCAACAGGAATTTTTGGTTTGGATGAATTGATTGAAGGAGGATTCGAGAAAGGTTCGGTAATATTGGTTACAGGCAGTGCTGGAACTGGAAAGACTACTTTTGGATTGCAGTTCTTGTATTATGGAGCAAAAAATTATAATGAGGCCGGAATCCTGATAAGCTTTGAAGAATCAAAGGACTCCTTGTACAGGCATAATGAAGAGTACGGCTGGAATTTCGAGGAGTTAGAGAAAAAGAAATTGTTTTCTGTTCTGGAGTATAAGCCTCATCAAGTCGGAAAGCTGTTGGAGCAGGGCGGTGGCCCTATAAGGGATGCAATAAAGGCAATTAATGCCAAAAGACTGGTGATTGATTCAATTACTGCTTATTCTCTTTTGTTCAAGGACGAGTACCAGCAAAGGGAGTCAATTCTTGCTTTCTTTGACATGCTCAGGAAATGGGGTTGCACTTCAATTGTGATTTCTGAGATGACCCCACAGGAAGCAGAGTCTGAGCGAGGCTCTGTTGGCTTTCTTGCCGATGCTGTTATTTCCCTTTACTATGAAAAGAAAGAGCAGAAGGACGTGAGAGTGCACAGCATGGAAATCCTCAAAATGAGGGGCACAAGGCATACAAACAAATTGTGTGCTATTACATTTGAGCAGGATGGAATTAAAATTTATGCTGATGTGGAAGTATTCTAA